A genomic region of Candidozyma auris chromosome 5, complete sequence contains the following coding sequences:
- the CDA2 gene encoding chitin deacetylase, with protein MQFFVFLASAALASPLVRPSFQSFQPKVAATNNGPLPVPKWLSDFTGIKEWPGLDPPYIPMDFIKFDDLPPQSDSWKRNLGECPRHVNTREVCSFDCGNCAAHDDVYSCPKLSQTFDDGPTHFTPVLTSSLRSKATFFTIGLNVVKFPKIYRDTADKGHIMASHTWSHPFLPSLSNEQIVAQLQWSIWAMNATYGHLPKWFRPPYGGIDNRVRAIVRQFGMQSVLWDYDTRDWSLVADASKHDSEVINGVLQYKRSNGGRGLILEHDSTRRTVDVGVKLQKAMGPDQLTVPQCVGGINYIKSFGKPNI; from the coding sequence ATGCAATTCTTTGTATTCTTGGCCTCTGCAGCTCTCGCAAGCCCCCTAGTCCGCCCTTCGTTCCAACTGTTCCAACCAAAGGTGGCCGCCACTAACAATGGGCCCTTGCCGGTGCCCAAGTGGCTCTCTGACTTCACTGGAATCAAGGAATGGCCAGGCTTGGACCCTCCCTACATCCCCATGGACTTTATCAAGTTCGATGACTTGCCTCCCCAGCTGGACTCGTGGAAACGTAATCTTGGCGAGTGCCCTCGCCACGTTAACACCAGAGAAGTGTGCTCTTTTGACTGTGGGAACTGCGCTGCTCACGACGATGTTTACTCGTGCCCAAAGCTCAGTCAAACGTTTGACGATGGCCCAACCCATTTTACTCCTGTGTTGACCAGCAGCCTTAGAAGTAAAgccactttcttcaccattgGCTTGAACGTCGTCAAGTTCCCCAAAATTTACAGAGACACCGCCGACAAGGGCCACATCATGGCGTCCCACACCTGGTCGCATCCATTCTTGCCTTCTCTTAGTAATGAACAGATCGTCGCCCAGCTCCAGTGGTCGATTTGGGCCATGAATGCCACCTACGGCCACTTGCCCAAGTGGTTCCGGCCACCTTACGGTGGCATCGACAACAGAGTTCGTGCAATAGTACGCCAGTTTGGCATGCAGCTGGTGCTTTGGGACTACGACACGAGAGACTGGCTGTTGGTTGCAGATGCTCTGAAGCACGACAGCGAAGTGATCAATGGCGTGTTGCAGTACAAGCGCAGCAATGGCGGCAGAggcttgattttggagcACGACTCCACCAGGCGGACTGTTGATGTTGGTGTAAAGCTTCAGAAGGCCATGGGGCCTGACCAGCTTACCGTGCCGCAGTGTGTTGGAGGCATCAACTACATCAAGTCCTTTGGGAAGCCAAATATCTAA
- a CDS encoding flavodoxin-like fold family protein codes for MKVAIIYYSTYGHILTLAKAVKEGLESSGKVSKVDILQVPETLPKETLKMLHAPEKPNYPLATPEKMTEYDAFLFGYPTRFGNLPAQLIDLLGQTGGLWTSGGLFRKPVGTFVSTSSSGGGQEMTMRNFFSYVAHHGMVYIPLGYGKAFADITNLEEPHGGTPYGASTFAGADGSRQPSELELRIARVQGETFAQSAVKIVAAAKKSEKPAATEASKVTKEKQVDSSEQSSNSNKPQSQPQRVQKKEAPSPAESEKTGCAKCVIM; via the coding sequence atgaagGTAGCCATCATCTACTACTCCACTTATGGTCATATCCTCACATTGGCCAAGGCAGTCAAGGAAGGCCTTGAGTCCTCTGGCAAAGTGTCCAAGGTCGACATTTTGCAAGTTCCTGAGACTCTTCCAAAGGAGACCTTGAAAATGCTCCATGCTCCAGAAAAACCAAACTATCCCCTTGCAACTCCTGAAAAAATGACGGAGTACGACgctttcctctttggctACCCAACTAGATTTGGCAATTTGCCCGCCCAATTGATTGATCTCTTGGGTCAAACTGGCGGTCTTTGGACGCTGGGGGGCTTGTTCCGCAAACCTGTTGGTACCTTCGTttctacttcttcttctggcggTGGTCAGGAGATGACTATgagaaacttcttctcataCGTTGCCCACCACGGAATGGTGTACATCCCATTAGGATACGGCAAAGCTTTCGCagacatcaccaacttggaAGAGCCACATGGTGGTACCCCATATGGTGCTTCCACTTttgctggtgctgatgGTTCCAGACAGCCATCTGAGTTGGAGTTGAGAATAGCCAGAGTTCAAGGTGAAACTTTTGCACAGAGCGCAGTCAAGATCGTAGCTGCTGCtaaaaaaagtgaaaaacCTGCTGCCACTGAGGCTTCCAAGGTTACCAAAGAGAAGCAAGTCGACTCCAGCGAGCAAAGTTCCAATTCTAACAAACCTCAAAGTCAGCCACAAAGAGttcagaagaaagaggcaCCATCGCCCGCTGAATCCGAGAAGACTGGATGTGCCAAGTGTGTAATTATGTAA
- a CDS encoding flavodoxin-like fold family protein: MAKVAIIIYSMYHHVATLAKEIQKGVIAGGVSADIFQVPETLPEEVLTKMNAPPKPDFPIATLDTLTDHDYFIFGIPTRYGNFPAQWKAFWDTTGGLWARGALQGKVVGTFVSTGTPGGGQEVTALNSLSTIVHHGMIYVPLGYGKAFPYLSNLEEVHGSSPWGSGTFAGADGSRQVSDLEKKIANIQGENFAGVVQRFK; the protein is encoded by the coding sequence ATGGCCAAGGTCGCTATAATTATCTACTCCATGTACCACCATGTGGCCACGCTCGCTAAAGAAATCCAGAAGGGCGTGATTGCTGGCGGCGTTTCCGCTGATATCTTCCAGGTGCCCGAGACATTGCCTGAGGAAGTGTTGACCAAGATGAACGCTCCTCCTAAACCAGACTTCCCAATTGCTACTTTGGACACTTTGACCGACCACGACTACTTTATCTTTGGTATCCCAACCAGATACGGTAACTTTCCTGCCCAGTGGAAAGCGTTCTGGGACACAACAGGCGGCTTGTGGGCTCGTGGAGCCTTGCAAGGTAAGGTCGTGGGCACGTTTGTTTCCACCGGTACTCCTGGCGGTGGACAGGAGGTGACGGCATTGAACTCTTTGTCGACCATCGTCCACCACGGTATGATCTATGTGCCATTGGGCTACGGCAAGGCGTTCCCTTACCTTTCCAACTTGGAGGAGGTCCACGGCTCTTCTCCTTGGGGCTCAGGCACATTTGCTGGCGCTGACGGGTCGAGACAGGTGCtggacttggagaagaaaatcgCCAACATCCAGGGTGAGAACTTTGCTGGGGTGGTGCAGCGCTTTAAATAG
- the PDX3 gene encoding pyridoxamine-phosphate oxidase PDX3, translated as MLRNFHLHLKPTLRSLSRMTQAEKPIIFAPPTYQYTKGHLNEDEIDEDPIEQFHQWFDYAKGNVPEGSSILPESTVLSTARLPSGRVSSRVVLLKELDHQGFVVYSNWETSKKSKDYESNKWASLTFFWSYAQRQVRVEGKMERVSRELSQRYYDTRPRGSKIGAWASPQSSAIQSRHELDVYYKKYEEQFKDKKDNEIECPQFWGGMRIVPYEIEFWQGGVSRLHDRLVYSRDSPDQEWTVRRLAP; from the coding sequence ATGCTTCGGAATTTCCATCTCCACTTAAAACCCACACTTCGTTCTCTCTCTAGAATGACGCAGGCCGAAAAACCCATTATCTTTGCTCCTCCAACGTACCAGTACACCAAGGGCCACTTGAACGAGGATGAGATCGACGAGGACCCCATTGAGCAGTTCCACCAGTGGTTTGACTACGCCAAGGGCAATGTTCCAGAGGGACTGTCGATACTCCCCGAAAGCACTGTTTTGTCCACAGCAAGATTGCCTCTGGGCCGAGTCTCGCTGCGGGTtgtgttgttgaaggagctAGACCACCAGGGTTTCGTGGTTTACTCGAACTGGGAGACgctgaagaagtccaaAGATTACGAGTCCAACAAGTGGGCGTCACTAACGTTTTTCTGGTCATACGCTCAGAGACAAGTGCGTGTGGAGGGCAAGATGGAAAGAGTATCGAGGGAGCTTTCCCAGCGGTACTACGATACGAGGCCCCGTGGGTCCAAGATCGGGGCGTGGGCGTCTCCTCAGTCGCTGGCGATCCAGAGCAGGCACGAGTTGGATGTATATTACAAAAAATACGAGGAGCagttcaaggacaagaaggataACGAGATTGAGTGTCCGCAGTTCTGGGGCGGCATGAGAATTGTTCCTTACGAGATTGAGTTCTGGCAGGGTGGAGTCAGCCGGCTTCACGATAGACTCGTATATTCGAGAGACTCTCCCGACCAAGAGTGGACCGTTCGTCGTCTTGCTCCATAG